The following is a genomic window from Actinomadura sp. WMMB 499.
GGCCTCGGCTGCATCCCGTTCGAGGAACGCCTCGGCCGCCGCCGGGTCCCCGGCCAGGCGGCCCACCACGTCGTCCAGGTGCTCCAGCATGACTGCGCTCTCGACGTCGGCGGCCCCGGCCATCATCGCGGCGGCCCGGGAGCGGCCCTCGTCCTCGCTCCGGCCCCCGCGGGTCGCTTCGCGCATCACCGTCTGTTCGAGCACGTTCGCGGCGACGGCGGACCGCGAGGAGGACCGGACGTGGGTGAGCGTGGCCTCGTTGTAGAGCTCGATCCCCGCGTCGAGCTCGGCGAGCAGGGCCGCCGGCTCCGCCGCGGACGGCGCCTCGAAGCGGGCCAGCTCGCGGTCCAGCCGGCGGATCGCGTGCCCTGCCGAGAGCGCGAAGGCCGTGAGCCGGACGGTGTTGACCAGGCGGCGGGCGAACGGCTTCGGCGGCTTCGGCACCAGCTCGTCCACGACCCTGCCCGCGATCGAGAGCGAGTACTGCTCGAGGGAGTTGCCGAGAATCCCCGAGCTCAGAGCCGTACCTTCGGTCATGTTGAGGAACAGGTGACCTGAGAAGTAGCCCAGCTGCAGCCAGCGGTCCTCCCGGTAGGAGTCCTGGAAACCGCCGGCGACCTGGACCAGTTGCATCGCGTACTCGATCGCGCGGCCGCTGACGGACGCCGTGAGCGGGCAGAAGGCACCCGGCATCATCTCGCCGATGTTGCACCGGGTGTAGACGTGGTCCTCGCCCGCGACCGTGCTGTCCATCTCGTTCAGGTCCCCGGGCAGGGTGGTGATCGGCCGCGCCTGAAGCCAGCGGATCTCGCCCGTCCGGTCGATCGCCCACTCGAGGTCGAGGGGCGTTTCCCACCGCGCCTCCGCGGCCCGGGCGCCGGCCACGACGGCCATCACCTCGTCATCGGTGAGTGCCGGACCCGACGCGATCTGCCGGTCCATGATCTGCCCGGCACGGTCGACCTCGTAGTGGTCCGAGCTCGCGGAGCCGTCGACCAGCGACTCCCCCGGCCCGGCGACCGCGTCGACCACGCAGAGGTCGCGCCGGCCGCTGGCCGGATCCGCGGTGAACACGACACCGGCGGCGCGCGCGTCGACCATCTCCTGGACCACGAGGTGCATCGGGCCGGACATCCCGGCGCCGGGCCGGTAGGCGGCTGCTCGCTCCGTGGACGCCCCGGCCGCACAATGCCGGATCGCGGCGAGGAGTTCGTCGTACCCGTTCACGTCCAGGACCGACTCGAACTGCCCGGCGAAGGAACTCTCGAGGCCGTCCTCGCCCGAAGCCGAAGAACGCACCGCGACCGCCCCGTCCGAGGCCGCCATCCGGGCGTAGCGCGCTGCGAGACCGACGGGAAGGTCGCCGGCATCGGCGTTCGCGATGACGAAGGCGGCGGGCACCGGGAAACCGGCGGCGGCCAGCTTCGCGAGGCCGAGGGCCTTACCGCCGTACCTCGCGTCGATGACGTCCGACAACTCGACGAGCTCACTCCGCGGCTGCTGCACGGCAGTTACGTTACACTTTGCACGGAAATGAACAACCCCATCGGAAGACCACGTGACGCCCGCATCGACGGCGCCGTCCTGGACGCCGCCGCCGAACTCCTGATGGAGGTCGGCTACGCCGAAGTGACCGTGGCCGCCGTCGCCGACCGCGCCGGCACGTCCCGGCCCGCCGTCTACCGACGCTGGCCCGGCAAGGCCCACCTCATCCACGAGGCGACCTTCCGAGACAGCGTCACCACCGGCCCCTCGCGGACCGGCTCGTTCGCCGAAGACCTGCGCGAACTGGTGCGACGGATCGCGGAACTCCTGACCACCCCCCTGGCCCGGATCGCCGTCCCCGGACTGATAGCCGAAGCCGCGACCGACCCGGTCCTCCACCGGCGCATCCTCGAGCGGTTCTCCGCCGAGGGCTGGCGCGGCCTCGACGCCGACCTCGCCGCGGCCGTCGAGAGCGGAGAACTGGACACCGACGTCGACACGGTCGTGATCCTGGAGATGATCATCGGCTCCGCCCTGGCCGCGACGCTGATCAGAGGGCCCGACGGCCTCACCGCGGACTGGGTCGACAGGACCGCCCGCATCCTCCTCGACGGCGTGCGGCCAGCGGATCGTCCGGCAACATCCTGACGATCCCGGATCCGAACGCCACTACCGGGAAAAGCGGAACCAGGTCGTCCATCGCGGTGCGCAGGCGGGCCGGACGCGCGACATCGGACCGACGAAGTCGGTGGGCACGCTCATGGCGTTCCGCGCAGTTCGATCGCGAGTGCGGCGATCGTGTCTTCCGGGTGGGTCGATCCGGGGAAGTAGGCGCAGACCCGCTCGGCCACGTCGCCGAACCGGGTCTTGATCTCGGTGGCGCACTCGGCCGGCGTTCCAGCGACCGCCAGAGTCCGCATCATCGTGTCGTCGATCAGGCCGATCATGGCCATGATGTCGCCGGTCTTCGACAGCGCGTTCAACTCGGGTTGCAGATCCCCCCACCCCTCGATCTCCAGGACCGGCCTGTACGCCGGGGTCGAGCCATAGAACGCGAGCAGCGCCTTCACCCCGAAGGTCGCGGCCTCGATCTCCTCGGGAGTGTCGCCCATCGCGACGATCGCCTGCGGATACAGCTCGATCCGCTCGCGACCCGCCAGTTCCAGCCCCTCGGCCACGGCCGGGAGAGTACGCTCGCGGAAATGCCGGTGGCTGTGGAACGGCATCACCAGCAGCCCGTCGGCGACCTCGGCCGCGGTCCGGGTCATCACCGGACCCAGCGCGCCGAGCAGGACCGGCGGAACACCGTACGGATTCGGTCCGGGGACGAACGTCGCGGGCATCAGGGTGTGCTTGGTGAACTCGCCGCGAAAGTCCAGCGGGGTACCGTCCTGCCAGGAGTGCAGGATCGCCTTGACCGCGAGCACCGTCTCGCGCATCCGGGCGGCCGGCCTGTTCCAGGTCGAGCCGTACCGGTTCTCGATGTGCGGCCTGATCTGCGAGCCGAGTCCGAGCCGGAACCGGCCCTTGCTCAGCAGTTGCAGGTCGTAGGCCATGTTGGCCAGGTTCATCGGGCTGCGGGGGATCGCGATCGCGACGTTGGTCATCAGGTCGGTCGACGGTACGTCCGCCGAGCCGGCCGCGACGATCAGCGGCAGGAACACATCGTGCGGGCCTTCGAAGGTGAACAGGCCGTCCACCCCTGCGGCGGTCAGCGCACGGGCACGCTGCGCCGCCTCATCCGGCCGGCCGTCCAGTTGCACATCGAGCTTCACTGACCGATCTCCGTTCCGCGCGACGCCACGTGTCCGTCGGCGATGACATCCGGTGCCACCGCCGACCGCCGACCGCCGACGGCAGCGGCTCGAACAGTGCCCACTCATCGTCGGTCAGGTTCGAGGATCGCGACGACCGCCGAGACATCCCATCATCCTGGGGCAAACCCGCCCGGACGGGCACGCAGACACACCGACCCAGATCAACATCCTGAACGCGCACTCGCCCCGCTGGTCGAGCGCACCGGAGTCGACGGCCGCCGCCCGGGCGTGATCAGCGGAGGAACAGCAGGGTCGCGGTGATGATCAGGGCGATGATGACGCACGCCGGCAGGACGAGTCCGCTCCCGATGTTCGTGCTGTGGGTGACGGTGTTCGTCTCGATGTTGTCCCGTCCGGCCGCCGTGACATCACCCGTCATGCTGTTCGCCCGGATGTGGACGCTGGAGCCGGTGGCGGGCGCGGCGGCGCGTGCGCGTTCGGTGGCGTCCGCGAGTGCCGCGGCGAAGGCCCGGTCGTGCTCGACGGCCCGCCGGAGCAGTTCGCGGACGAGCGAGCCGTCCGCCGGGCGCGCCTCGAACGCCTCGAACCACCCGGTTCCGTCGAGCCGCCGGCGGACCAGCTCGTGCAGCGCGACGATCGCGGGGTCGGTCCGGCCCGCGATGGCGGGCAGTGTCCCGGCGAGCACGTCGACGGCACGGTTCGCGAGTTCCTCGGCGGTCATGATTCCCCCGTCACGCAGCCGACCGGAGCGCCGCGCGCGGGCAGCAGTTGCGCGTCGCCCCAGACGGCGTACACGCCGCTGATCTTCGACGCGATGACGGTGCTCCGCAGCTCGAGAACGGTGTAGGCCGAGACGTCCACGTCGAAGTCCACCGGAGAGCGGGGGGTCGCGGTCCGGCGCGCCACCTCCCGGTCGTCCCCCGTCACGGCGAACTCGACGGTGGTGTCCGAGGGCAGGTCGTCCGCGATCCCGGCCCGGGCCTTGAACCGCTGGAACCCCTCGTCGCGCGTGACCGTGATGGTCCGGGCGAGGCCGACCGGGGCGGGTTGCTGGGTGACGCTCCGGGCGCACTGCCGGCCCCCGATCTGCATGCCGGTCTTCTCGACGAGGCCGGACCCGACTGCGCGGATCTTGTCCTCATCGAGGTCGCGCAGGAACGTCGGCGACGTCGTCGACGATCCCGCCGGCGAGTAGTAGAGGCCGCCCGGCACCGAGGTGGACACGTGCGCCACCAGCAGCCCGTCGATGAGGACGATGAGCGCCACGCCCAGGACACCGGTCGCCCCGCCGGTGTTCACCCTGACGTTGCTAATGCGGGTTGTCGTGGTGCGGTTGTCCCGCCCGGCGGCCTGGACCGCCGTGCCCCCGGCGGGCCGCCCGCCGTGCAGCAAGAGCACGGCCACCAGGACCATGGACGCGGCGAACCCGCCCCAGGTCCAGTCGCCGCCGAACACCGTGCCCGCCGCGAACGCGGCCAGGATCGGCACCGCCGTGAGCGCGGCCCGAACCGTCCGGGGGCGCTTCCGCCCGCCCGCGGGCGGGCCGGTCGGCGAAGGCCCCCGCGACTCCGCCTGTTCCGTCCCGATGTCCACGTGGGCCCAACTCTGCCCGTCACCCGGTCCCATGGATGTCCCCTCCTGCGATCGTGGAGTCGCGGATCTCCGCGTTCCCTCCGGTCGTGATGTGGACGCCGCCCGCCTGCGCCGGGGCGGCCGGACGCGGCACGGACGAGCGGGCGGCGAGCCGCGCGGCGAGTCCGTCCTCGCGCGGGATGTGCAGCCAAGCGCGGCGCGTCGACTCCTTCAGGTCGACGACGGCCTCGTGGAACGCGTCCGGGTCGAGGCCGTCGTAGCCGTACTCGACGACGCTGCCGTGGACCTCGTCGGAGACCAGGTACGCGACGGGTCCCCGCGCCCGCGCGATCGCCTCCCTCAGGAGGCCGGCCTCGTTCAGCCGGAAGGTCCGGTTGACGCTGTCCCCCACGAGTCCCCGCGGATCGGCGTAGACGTCGCCGGCGTGGACCGCGACCCGGATCCGCGGCGGCACGCCGTCCGGGAGGTGGTCGGGCAGCCGCAGCAGGGCGGTCAGGACCTCGACCTTCGGCACGTCCCGGCCCCACACCATCAGGACGCCGTCGCCCCGGTCGGCGTGGCGGCCGTCGGTCCAGAGGCGGCCGAGGGCCCCCTCCAGCCAGGCGTACAGCGCGGCACGCGACCGGCGCTTGGCCATGTCGTGCTCGCCGCTGCTGCCCACGATGTCGACGACCGCGATGCTCGCGGGCTGCGGGTAATCGGGCATCGGTATCCCCCAGTTCTGGTTCGGGCCGGTCTCGTCACGCGCGGAGCGCGAGCACCGCCAGCACGGCCGGCAGGACGGCGAGCGCGGTGAGGACCGCGATCGCCGCGGCCGGCGGCACGGGGTGGACGCGCCCCCGCAGGACGATCCCGAACGTGACGCCGGTGCGGGGAGCGTCGCCGGTCGTGCCGCCGACGATGTCGCGCCCCGCGATCCGCGCGCGGTGCATGCCGAGGTCGTTTCCCACCTCGATGTGGACGGACGATCGGTGCGCGGGGCCCGCGCCCTCTCCGTCGGCGGAATCCCCCACGATTTCTCCTTGCCGCCCGATGATCGGGCCCATCCTGGCCATCTCGTCTTGGCACGGTCAAACAATCTTCCGGCGAAACGGTTTCCCGGACCCGGGTGTTGATCGCAGTTCTCCCGGCCGGCTGGAAGGAAGCGCCGGTCAACGCCATGATCGTGTAATTGGCGGCACGGAATTGGATCTTGTGATCCGCTTCCGGGAGTCGCGCGGGCCGGAAAAAACTACCGGCAGGTATGGCGCATTCGCGCCATGCGGGCTTCGCGGGCCGTCCCATCACGCCCCCTCCGGTCCGGCGTCGGGGCACTCCAGGAAGCGGGCGAGCCGGCCCGGATCCACCACGCGGACGGTGCCGTGGCCCGTGGCGACGATGCCGCGGGCGCGGAGATCGCTCAGCGCGCGGACCACGGAGCTGCGCGAGACGCCGAGCAGGTCGGCGATCTCGCGCTGGTACCGGATCGGCGGCCCGGCCTCCCGCGGCGGACCGCCGAGGTCGCCGGAATGGTCGAGCAGCCGCGCCACCCGCACCGGCACGCGTCCCTGGCCTGCCACCCGGTACATGTCGGCGCTGCGCAGCCGGTGCGCCAGCACCCGGAGGAGCGCGTTCCGGACGCCCTCGTGCCGCCGCCGCACCCGGTCGAACGCCTCGTGCGACAGCAGGACGACCCGTCCCGGACGGGTGACGCGGACCGTGGCCGAGTGCGGCCGCCCGTCGATGAACGACAGCTCACCGAGGATGTCGCCCGGCCCCCGGTACGCGAGCGGCCGCGCGCCGCCGTCCGCGTCGCGGACCACGCCGGCGCCCGCGCTCAGCAGCACCGCGACCGTCGTGGACCGCTGCCCCTCGGCATGGATGCGCGTCCCCGCCGGGACGCGCCGCACCGTTCCCGATTCGACCAGGTCGCGCTGCTCCTCGGAACGCAGCTGGAAAAAGAAGGGGCGCACCGAGTAACCCGTCCCAGAAAGCGGCATCATAGGCCTGACCGTCCTTTTCTCGACGCCGTTCGCCCTTCCGTTCGGCATGCCCGCCCGGTGCGGCCCCCGTACCGGTACGGCCATTTCTGGCCTACAGTGATGCCGCCGGAACGGGCGAGGACGCGACCGGATGGACGTCGAGTGACCACTGACTGGACAAGACGGGCGAAACCGGTCGCACGGACATTCTCCGGCGACCCTTCGTGGAATCTCGAGTACGACCCGGACGGCGGCGCCGAGGCCCACGGCGGCCCGGCGGGCGCCGAGCCCGAGGCCGGTCCCGAGGCCGAGGCCGAGGCGCCGCCGGCGCCGCGCGCCCCCCGGCCCGCGGCCCGGCGGTTCCTGGCCGTCGCGGACGAGTGGTTCCCGGCGCGCGGCGGGCTGAGTTCCCTCAACCGGTACCTGTGCGCCGCGCTCGCGGCCGCGGGCGCGCAGACGTACTGCCTGGTGCCCGGCGCGTCCGACGCCGAGCGGGCGGACGCGGAACGCGCCGGGGTGCGGCTGCTGGAGGCCCTCCGGCCGTCCGGGATCAGCGAGCACGGAGCGCTGCTGCGGCGCCCGCCCCTCCCGCCGGGCGCCGAACCGGACGTCGTCCTGGGCCACGGCCGGGTCACCGGACCGATCGCCGAGGCGCTGGTCCAGGACCACTTCCCCCGCGCGGCCCGCTTCCACCTCGTGCACACCGCGGCCGACGAGATCGAGTGGTACAAGCTCGACGGCGTGGACGACGCCGGGCTGCGGGCCCGCGACCGCACCGAGTTCGAACGGGCGCTGGCGCGGGACGCGTCCGCGCTGGTTCCGGTCGGGCCGCGGCTGCGGCTGCGCGCCGAGCGCGACCTGGCCCGAGACGCGGACGGCCGCCGGACGCCCGTCCTGCCCCTGGATCCGGGCTTCGACATGACCGGGCCGCCCGAGCGGACGATGCGCGGCGGCCGGCCACTGATCATGATCATGGGCCGGATGGCGGACGGCACGCTGAAGGGCGTCGACCTCGCCGCGCGGGCGCTGGGCCAGGCGCGCCGGCTGGACCCGGACGCCGCGAACTGGGAGCTGCTCGTGCGCGGCACCCCGCCCGGCACGGAGGGCGGGCTGCGCGCCAGGATCCTCGACGGGATCGGGCATCCCGACGCCCCCGTGACGGTGCGCCCGTACGAGTCGGGGATCTCGGCGATCCGGGAGGACCTGGACCGCGCGAGCCTCCTGCTGATGCCGTCCATCGTCGAGGGGTACGGCCTGGTCGGGCACGAGGCGATCACCGCCGGGACGCCCGCGCTGGTCAGCGCGTCCAGCGGGCTGGCCGACCTGGTCACCGCGCTCGCGCCGGACCGGGCCGCGTCCGTCGTCGTCCCGGTGCGGCAGCGCGACGCCGACGACGCCCTCGTGTGGGGCCACCGGATCGCGGCGGCGGCGGGCGACCGCGCGGCCGCCTTCGCCCGCGCCGCCGACCTGCGCCGCGCGCTGGCCGGCCGCTGGACCTGGGAGATGGCCGTGCGCCCCCTGCTCGACGCCCGCTGAGCCGGACGCCCGCGCGGCGGCGGACACCGAGCGCGGCACCCGTCGCGGCGATGCGGTCACGGCCCGCCTCCTCGTCCCGTGGATGCGCCGGCCTTCGGGCGCGGCCCCTTCAGGACAGCACCCCGGACGCGTTCCGCCCCGGCGAACTGGACGATGCTGGACGGCGCCGAACCCGCGGACGCTACGCGGGGTCCGCGTCCAGCGCGGCCCGGACCCGTCCGGCGGCCGGATGGCGCATCGACTCGAACAGCGCCAGAGCCTCCTCCCGGCTCGCCCGCGCCCGCGCGTGCCGCCCGGCCGCCTGGTAGGCGTCGGCGAGGTCGGTCAGGACGTGGCCCGTCCAGAAGCGGTCCCCGAGCAGCCGGTCGAGCCGCAGCGACTGCTCGTACCGCTCGATCGCGCCGTCCAGGCGGCCCAGCCGCCGCTCCGTCCGGCCGAGCGCGCGCAGGGCGTCGGCCTCGCCCTCCGCGAAGCCGATCCGCCGGTACAGGCCGAGCGCGCGGCGGCCGGGCGGCAGCGCGGCGGGGTACCGGCCGAGCCGCTCCAGCTGCTCGGCGACGGCGATCAGCCCGTCGGCGCGGGCCAGCAGGTCACCGACGGCCGTCGACAGCCGCAGCGCGTCCTCGGCGTGCGCGAGGGCCTCGGCGTGCGCCCCGCGGGTGCCGTGCAGGCGCGCCAGCGACAGGTGCGCCTGGAACGCGCCGCGCGTCTCCCCGGCGGCGGCGCACTCCGCCAGCGACGTCCGGAGCAGCGGCAGCGCCTCGTCCTGCCGTCCGAGGCGGGTCAGCCCGTCGGCGAGCAGCCGCATCGACGTCGCCCGGACGGCCCGGCCCGCGCAGCGTCGCGCCGCATCCAGCCCCAGCCGGTGCAGCGCGACGCGCTCGACCCGCCGTCCGGTCCGGCGCAGGAAGACCGTCGCGGCCCAGGCGAGGCGCCAGACGTGGTCGTCGAACCCCTCGGCGGCGGCCAACTCCATCGCCGAGGTCAGCACGGGCAGCTCGGCGGCGAACCACGCCGTCGCCCCCGCCCGGTCGCCGACCGGCGGGCCCGGACGCCACCGCTCGACCGGCGGCAGGTCGGCGTCCCGGCACGGCTCGATCCCGTGCGCGGCCCGGACGGCGGTGGACAGGTACGCGTCGAGGACCCGGCCGATCGCCGCCCGGCGCTCTCCCTCGTCGACGCGGACGGCGAGGTCGCGGGCGAACGCGCGGAGCAGGTCGTGCGCGGCGAACCGCCCCTCCGCGTGCTCGGCGATCATGTGCACCCGGGTCAGCACGTCCAGGTCGGCCAGGGGCGGTTCGGGGACGTCCAGCAGGGCCGCGCACGCGTACCCGTCGATGTCGGGGCCCGCGTGCGCGCCGAGCAGCCGGAACAGCCGGGCCGCCGGATCGGGCAGCAGCGCGTAGGAGGCGTGGAACACCGCGCGCA
Proteins encoded in this region:
- a CDS encoding PEP/pyruvate-binding domain-containing protein, coding for MQQPRSELVELSDVIDARYGGKALGLAKLAAAGFPVPAAFVIANADAGDLPVGLAARYARMAASDGAVAVRSSASGEDGLESSFAGQFESVLDVNGYDELLAAIRHCAAGASTERAAAYRPGAGMSGPMHLVVQEMVDARAAGVVFTADPASGRRDLCVVDAVAGPGESLVDGSASSDHYEVDRAGQIMDRQIASGPALTDDEVMAVVAGARAAEARWETPLDLEWAIDRTGEIRWLQARPITTLPGDLNEMDSTVAGEDHVYTRCNIGEMMPGAFCPLTASVSGRAIEYAMQLVQVAGGFQDSYREDRWLQLGYFSGHLFLNMTEGTALSSGILGNSLEQYSLSIAGRVVDELVPKPPKPFARRLVNTVRLTAFALSAGHAIRRLDRELARFEAPSAAEPAALLAELDAGIELYNEATLTHVRSSSRSAVAANVLEQTVMREATRGGRSEDEGRSRAAAMMAGAADVESAVMLEHLDDVVGRLAGDPAAAEAFLERDAAEAVIGLTGGTGPISRTFNEFLRRHGHRGYRELCMRDRSWRDDPDGLGTIMQAMLRARRNAGDAVRPTPASPQEGVSRTVRAMARLAQAGARGREATKSRMVLVAYLLSRGYRLLGERLAAAGRLPDADLVFFFDRSELPALVGTGDVGDLIDRAAARRAALPFQARLEFPDVSVGKPVPARPKPPEGIRDGVIVGRPACSGVVEGTVRVATTVAQARELHPGEVLVAPVTDVGWTPYFTLIAALVTDIGSSVSHGAVVAREYGLPCVVNTQGATRVLRTGDRVRVDGDRGTVTLLDRALVPSSPTTA
- a CDS encoding glycosyltransferase → MTTDWTRRAKPVARTFSGDPSWNLEYDPDGGAEAHGGPAGAEPEAGPEAEAEAPPAPRAPRPAARRFLAVADEWFPARGGLSSLNRYLCAALAAAGAQTYCLVPGASDAERADAERAGVRLLEALRPSGISEHGALLRRPPLPPGAEPDVVLGHGRVTGPIAEALVQDHFPRAARFHLVHTAADEIEWYKLDGVDDAGLRARDRTEFERALARDASALVPVGPRLRLRAERDLARDADGRRTPVLPLDPGFDMTGPPERTMRGGRPLIMIMGRMADGTLKGVDLAARALGQARRLDPDAANWELLVRGTPPGTEGGLRARILDGIGHPDAPVTVRPYESGISAIREDLDRASLLLMPSIVEGYGLVGHEAITAGTPALVSASSGLADLVTALAPDRAASVVVPVRQRDADDALVWGHRIAAAAGDRAAAFARAADLRRALAGRWTWEMAVRPLLDAR
- a CDS encoding tetratricopeptide repeat protein; protein product: MSDESERMRRALAEQLALLLIERERRLGRGVDRADLARRVHVSKSSLYAYLNGTTLPRTAVFDRLLSALSADPARRRELSTLRDDIEVAQQVRARRDRADAGAAPPAPAVADAGGAVVPRELPPVTSRFVGRAAELARLDALLDEADALAAVIVAIDGTAGVGKTTLALHWAHRVADRYPDGQLYVDLRGFDPAGRPDPGAALYRFLHALGVAPPAIPDGTEARSALCRTLLAERRMLVVLDDAGSAEQVRALLPGGHRCLTIVTGRNRLDSLVVREGAHRLGLATFSYRESLELLERWLGADRIAAQPAAADELLELCARLPLALGIVGARAAARPEGALEALAARLRAAPDRLAVLGAGGGDLDLRAVFHASYALLPDPAARLFRLLGAHAGPDIDGYACAALLDVPEPPLADLDVLTRVHMIAEHAEGRFAAHDLLRAFARDLAVRVDEGERRAAIGRVLDAYLSTAVRAAHGIEPCRDADLPPVERWRPGPPVGDRAGATAWFAAELPVLTSAMELAAAEGFDDHVWRLAWAATVFLRRTGRRVERVALHRLGLDAARRCAGRAVRATSMRLLADGLTRLGRQDEALPLLRTSLAECAAAGETRGAFQAHLSLARLHGTRGAHAEALAHAEDALRLSTAVGDLLARADGLIAVAEQLERLGRYPAALPPGRRALGLYRRIGFAEGEADALRALGRTERRLGRLDGAIERYEQSLRLDRLLGDRFWTGHVLTDLADAYQAAGRHARARASREEALALFESMRHPAAGRVRAALDADPA
- a CDS encoding TetR/AcrR family transcriptional regulator, whose translation is MNNPIGRPRDARIDGAVLDAAAELLMEVGYAEVTVAAVADRAGTSRPAVYRRWPGKAHLIHEATFRDSVTTGPSRTGSFAEDLRELVRRIAELLTTPLARIAVPGLIAEAATDPVLHRRILERFSAEGWRGLDADLAAAVESGELDTDVDTVVILEMIIGSALAATLIRGPDGLTADWVDRTARILLDGVRPADRPATS
- a CDS encoding NPCBM/NEW2 domain-containing protein — protein: MGPGDGQSWAHVDIGTEQAESRGPSPTGPPAGGRKRPRTVRAALTAVPILAAFAAGTVFGGDWTWGGFAASMVLVAVLLLHGGRPAGGTAVQAAGRDNRTTTTRISNVRVNTGGATGVLGVALIVLIDGLLVAHVSTSVPGGLYYSPAGSSTTSPTFLRDLDEDKIRAVGSGLVEKTGMQIGGRQCARSVTQQPAPVGLARTITVTRDEGFQRFKARAGIADDLPSDTTVEFAVTGDDREVARRTATPRSPVDFDVDVSAYTVLELRSTVIASKISGVYAVWGDAQLLPARGAPVGCVTGES
- a CDS encoding TIGR03617 family F420-dependent LLM class oxidoreductase, whose translation is MKLDVQLDGRPDEAAQRARALTAAGVDGLFTFEGPHDVFLPLIVAAGSADVPSTDLMTNVAIAIPRSPMNLANMAYDLQLLSKGRFRLGLGSQIRPHIENRYGSTWNRPAARMRETVLAVKAILHSWQDGTPLDFRGEFTKHTLMPATFVPGPNPYGVPPVLLGALGPVMTRTAAEVADGLLVMPFHSHRHFRERTLPAVAEGLELAGRERIELYPQAIVAMGDTPEEIEAATFGVKALLAFYGSTPAYRPVLEIEGWGDLQPELNALSKTGDIMAMIGLIDDTMMRTLAVAGTPAECATEIKTRFGDVAERVCAYFPGSTHPEDTIAALAIELRGTP
- a CDS encoding Crp/Fnr family transcriptional regulator, which translates into the protein MRPFFFQLRSEEQRDLVESGTVRRVPAGTRIHAEGQRSTTVAVLLSAGAGVVRDADGGARPLAYRGPGDILGELSFIDGRPHSATVRVTRPGRVVLLSHEAFDRVRRRHEGVRNALLRVLAHRLRSADMYRVAGQGRVPVRVARLLDHSGDLGGPPREAGPPIRYQREIADLLGVSRSSVVRALSDLRARGIVATGHGTVRVVDPGRLARFLECPDAGPEGA